From Pelomicrobium methylotrophicum, one genomic window encodes:
- a CDS encoding DUF3683 domain-containing protein: MTWWLQLGPDIPTTVFPATARLREIPYNYTSFSDREIVIRLLGEPTWNLINELRAERRTGRSARMLYEVLGDIWVVSRNPYLQDDLLANRARRKALIGALRHRLALIEERRQGNEKVKTLLDRAHAAVDAFEAEFEEVAKLRRRVLKRLARVTRRDNIQFDGMARVSHVTDATDWRVEYPLVVINPDTEEEIAPIVRACIELNLTIIPRGGGTGYTGGAVPLTKRSAVINTEKLERLGPVEWIKLPGLEREVPTILCQAGVVTRRVMDAAEAQGLVFAVDPTSADASCIGGNIAMNAGGKKAVLWGTAVDNLASWRMVTPDGRWLTVERLEHNLGKIHEVEVARFRVTRYADDGKTVLGRPEILEIPGRVFRKPGLGKDVTDKVLGGLPGVQKEGCDGIITSARFILHRMPPHARTVCLEFFGTVHEAVPSIVEIKDYLDRHPKAVLAGLEHLDQRYLKAVGYSTKAKRHGLPKMVLIGDIVGDDEAEVARAASEVVRIANHRGGEGFIAVTAEARKRFWLDRGRTAAIAKHTNAFKINEDVVIPLARLGDYSDGIERINVELSIKNKLRLLDALEEFFRGELPVALEDASIPKSELIGNRPEQALELIHSARARWRFLLENLDRAIGELPADAPISWPEGVRPQDTVFGTLQDHRVRVSWKKEVRESLQQIFSGKAFQPVLEACEAIHRRVLKSRVFVALHMHAGDGNVHTNIPVNSDDYEMLQEANAAVRRIMALAKSLGGVISGEHGIGITKLEFLEPAEIEAFRAYKQKIDPDGHFNQGKLLPGGDLHNAYTPSFNLLELESLILERSELKEISDSIKDCLRCGKCKPVCATHAPRANLLYSPRNKILATSLLIEAFLYEEQTRRGVALEHFDEFGDVADHCTVCHKCLAPCPVDIDFGNVSIAMRNFLRKQGKQKFNLGTWAAMAFLNATDPNTIKLARKVMIEWGYKAQRLAYAWAKRLGLARAQTSRPPATVGRAPIRAQVIHFVNKPMPAQLPKRPARALLDIEDPAIVPVIRDPEKVNEDSDAVFYFPGCGSERLFSQVGLATQAMLYHVGAITVLPPGYLCCGYPQTAAGQHDRGQKIITDNRVLLHRVANTLNYLDIKTVIVSCGTCMDQLQKYEFDKIFPGCRLLDIHEYLLEKGVSLEGVQGVRYMYHDPCHTPMKTHQPLQVVNGLMGGGVELSERCCGEAGTLAMSRPDVATQVRLRKEEEIRASVARIRASGAEGEIKILTSCPSCLQGLARYSDDAGTAADYIVVEMARHLLGPNWLADYVDKANHGGIERVLL; the protein is encoded by the coding sequence TTGACCTGGTGGCTGCAATTGGGTCCCGACATTCCGACCACTGTCTTTCCCGCGACCGCCCGCCTTCGGGAGATCCCGTACAACTACACCTCGTTCTCCGATCGGGAGATCGTGATCCGGCTCCTGGGCGAGCCCACGTGGAACCTGATCAATGAGCTGCGCGCGGAGCGGCGCACCGGCCGTTCCGCGCGGATGCTCTACGAAGTGCTGGGCGACATCTGGGTGGTGTCGCGCAACCCTTACCTCCAGGATGACTTGCTGGCGAACCGCGCGCGCAGGAAAGCCCTGATCGGTGCCCTGCGCCACCGGCTGGCGCTCATCGAAGAACGCCGCCAGGGCAACGAAAAGGTGAAAACCCTGCTCGACCGGGCCCACGCGGCGGTGGACGCCTTCGAGGCCGAGTTCGAGGAAGTGGCAAAGCTGCGCCGCCGGGTGTTGAAGCGCCTTGCGCGCGTCACGCGCCGCGACAATATCCAGTTCGACGGGATGGCGCGGGTGTCCCACGTGACCGACGCCACCGACTGGCGGGTCGAGTACCCCTTGGTGGTGATCAACCCCGACACCGAGGAGGAGATCGCCCCGATCGTGCGGGCCTGCATCGAGCTCAACCTCACCATTATCCCCCGCGGCGGCGGCACCGGCTACACCGGCGGCGCGGTGCCCCTCACCAAGCGCTCAGCGGTGATCAACACCGAAAAGCTGGAGCGCCTGGGCCCCGTGGAGTGGATCAAGCTTCCCGGGCTTGAGCGCGAAGTGCCCACCATCCTATGCCAGGCAGGCGTGGTGACCCGGCGCGTCATGGATGCCGCCGAGGCCCAGGGCCTGGTCTTCGCCGTGGACCCCACCTCGGCCGATGCCTCCTGCATCGGCGGCAACATCGCCATGAACGCGGGCGGAAAGAAAGCCGTGCTGTGGGGCACCGCCGTGGATAACTTGGCTTCCTGGCGCATGGTCACGCCCGATGGGCGCTGGCTGACGGTGGAGCGGCTGGAGCACAACCTGGGCAAGATCCACGAGGTGGAAGTGGCGCGCTTCCGCGTGACCCGCTACGCCGACGACGGCAAAACCGTGCTGGGCCGGCCCGAAATCCTGGAGATCCCGGGCCGCGTCTTCCGCAAGCCGGGCCTAGGCAAGGACGTGACCGACAAAGTGCTGGGGGGGCTGCCCGGGGTGCAGAAAGAAGGCTGCGACGGCATCATCACCTCGGCCCGCTTCATCCTGCACCGCATGCCGCCCCATGCGCGCACCGTGTGCCTGGAGTTCTTCGGCACGGTGCACGAGGCGGTGCCTTCCATCGTGGAGATCAAGGACTACCTGGACCGCCATCCCAAGGCCGTCCTGGCGGGCCTGGAGCACCTGGACCAGCGGTATCTGAAGGCGGTGGGCTATTCCACCAAGGCCAAGCGCCACGGACTGCCGAAGATGGTGCTGATCGGCGACATCGTGGGCGACGACGAAGCCGAGGTGGCCCGCGCCGCCTCCGAAGTGGTGCGCATCGCCAACCACCGCGGCGGCGAAGGCTTCATCGCCGTCACGGCCGAGGCCCGCAAGCGCTTCTGGCTGGACCGCGGCCGCACCGCGGCCATCGCCAAACACACCAATGCCTTCAAGATCAACGAGGACGTGGTGATCCCGCTCGCGCGCCTTGGAGACTATTCCGACGGCATCGAGCGCATCAACGTCGAGCTCTCCATCAAGAACAAGCTGCGGCTCCTAGACGCGCTGGAGGAGTTTTTCCGCGGCGAGCTGCCGGTGGCGCTGGAGGACGCATCGATTCCCAAGTCGGAGCTGATCGGCAATCGGCCGGAGCAGGCCCTGGAGCTGATCCACAGCGCCCGGGCCCGTTGGCGGTTCCTGCTGGAGAACCTGGACCGGGCGATCGGGGAGCTGCCGGCGGACGCGCCCATCTCCTGGCCCGAAGGCGTGAGGCCCCAGGACACGGTGTTCGGGACGCTGCAGGACCACCGGGTGCGCGTGTCGTGGAAGAAGGAGGTGCGCGAGTCCCTGCAGCAGATCTTCAGCGGCAAGGCGTTCCAGCCGGTGCTGGAGGCGTGCGAGGCCATCCACCGGCGGGTGCTCAAGAGCCGGGTGTTCGTGGCGCTGCACATGCACGCCGGCGACGGCAACGTGCACACCAACATCCCGGTCAACTCCGACGACTACGAGATGCTCCAGGAAGCCAACGCCGCCGTGCGCCGGATCATGGCGCTCGCCAAGTCCCTGGGCGGGGTCATTTCCGGCGAGCACGGAATCGGCATCACCAAGCTGGAGTTCCTGGAGCCCGCCGAGATCGAGGCGTTCCGCGCCTACAAGCAGAAGATCGACCCCGACGGGCACTTCAACCAGGGCAAGCTCCTGCCAGGCGGCGATCTCCACAATGCCTACACGCCCAGCTTCAACCTCCTGGAGCTGGAAAGCCTGATCCTCGAAAGAAGCGAGCTCAAGGAAATCTCCGATTCCATCAAGGACTGCCTGCGCTGCGGCAAATGCAAGCCGGTGTGCGCGACCCACGCGCCGCGGGCAAACCTGCTGTATTCCCCGCGCAACAAGATCCTGGCCACCTCGCTCCTCATCGAAGCGTTCCTGTACGAGGAGCAGACCCGGCGCGGCGTGGCGCTGGAGCACTTCGACGAGTTCGGGGATGTGGCCGACCACTGCACCGTGTGCCACAAGTGCCTGGCGCCCTGTCCGGTGGACATCGATTTCGGCAACGTGTCCATCGCCATGCGCAACTTTCTGCGCAAGCAAGGAAAGCAAAAGTTCAACCTGGGCACTTGGGCGGCGATGGCCTTCCTGAACGCCACCGACCCGAACACCATCAAGCTTGCCCGCAAGGTGATGATCGAGTGGGGCTACAAGGCGCAGCGGCTCGCTTATGCCTGGGCGAAGCGCCTGGGCCTCGCCCGGGCCCAGACGAGCCGTCCGCCTGCCACCGTGGGCCGGGCGCCGATCCGCGCCCAGGTCATCCACTTCGTCAACAAACCCATGCCGGCTCAGCTGCCCAAGCGGCCCGCCCGGGCGCTGCTGGACATCGAAGACCCGGCCATCGTCCCCGTGATCCGCGATCCGGAGAAGGTCAACGAGGACTCGGACGCGGTGTTCTATTTCCCGGGCTGCGGCTCGGAGCGGCTGTTCAGTCAGGTGGGGCTCGCGACGCAGGCGATGCTCTACCACGTCGGCGCGATCACCGTGCTTCCGCCCGGCTACCTCTGCTGCGGCTATCCGCAGACCGCCGCCGGCCAGCACGACCGCGGGCAGAAAATCATCACCGACAACCGGGTGCTGCTCCACCGCGTCGCCAACACGCTCAACTACCTGGACATCAAGACGGTGATCGTCTCCTGCGGCACCTGCATGGATCAGCTCCAGAAGTACGAGTTCGACAAGATCTTCCCCGGCTGCCGGCTGCTGGACATCCACGAGTACTTGCTGGAGAAGGGCGTGAGCCTGGAAGGCGTGCAGGGCGTTCGCTACATGTACCACGACCCTTGCCATACGCCGATGAAGACCCATCAGCCGCTCCAGGTGGTGAACGGCCTCATGGGCGGCGGCGTGGAGCTCTCGGAGCGCTGCTGCGGCGAGGCGGGCACGCTTGCCATGAGCCGGCCCGATGTGGCGACCCAAGTGCGGCTGCGCAAAGAGGAGGAGATTCGCGCCAGCGTCGCGCGCATCCGTGCCAGCGGTGCCGAGGGCGAGATCAAAATCCTGACCTCGTGCCCCTCTTGTCTGCAGGGGCTTGCTCGCTACAGCGACGACGCCGGCACTGCCGCCGACTACATCGTGGTGGAAATGGCCCGCCACCTACTCGGTCCCAATTGGCTTGCCGATTACGTCGACAAGGCCAATCACGGCGGCATCGAACGCGTGCTGCTCTGA
- the phoR gene encoding phosphate regulon sensor histidine kinase PhoR gives MDNFWQRMLAGPALAAGVSLIAWVVWDRAAALIVFSALVLALLLHNLRNLAALYRWLQRPDPQRIPSTTGIWDALFAMLYRLTRAQTRSQQELAVALRRFQEAATVFPDGIVILDHQDRIQWCNPTAEQHFGIDSRLDMGQQITNLVRHPRFVEYLDAQNYREPLVIRLERELPLMASIQLIPYGDTEKLLISRDITSLERAETMRRDFVANVSHELRTPLTVVGGFLETLADSPEMEPEMLRRSLELMRQQTQRMQRLVEDLLALSQLENAQHPLREEKVDVPELVRLLHYEAQSLSGGRHRIGLEIETEDWLLGSPDELRSAFSNLISNAIRYTPEGGRIDLRWRKEGGQLVFSVQDTGIGIEAHHLPRLTERFYRVDRSRSRETGGTGLGLAIVKHVLSRHQGVLEIESEPGKGSRFSARFPESRCIQPEQAPAMVGRAGSGTA, from the coding sequence GTGGATAACTTCTGGCAGCGCATGTTGGCCGGGCCGGCCTTGGCCGCAGGCGTTTCTCTGATCGCTTGGGTGGTGTGGGATCGCGCGGCGGCGCTCATTGTCTTCAGCGCCTTGGTGCTCGCGCTGCTACTCCACAATTTGCGCAACCTGGCGGCCCTGTATCGTTGGCTGCAACGGCCCGATCCCCAGCGCATCCCCTCCACCACCGGCATCTGGGACGCCCTGTTCGCCATGCTCTATCGCCTGACGCGGGCGCAGACGCGAAGCCAGCAAGAGCTGGCAGTGGCGCTGCGGCGGTTCCAGGAGGCTGCTACCGTCTTCCCGGACGGGATTGTGATCCTGGACCACCAGGACCGCATCCAATGGTGTAACCCCACCGCCGAGCAGCACTTCGGCATCGATTCGCGCCTGGACATGGGGCAGCAGATCACGAACCTGGTGCGCCACCCGCGCTTCGTGGAATACCTGGACGCCCAGAATTACCGCGAGCCCCTGGTCATCCGGCTGGAGCGGGAGCTGCCCCTCATGGCCTCCATCCAGCTCATTCCCTACGGGGATACGGAAAAGCTCTTGATCAGCCGGGACATCACGAGCTTGGAGCGGGCCGAAACCATGCGCCGCGATTTCGTGGCCAACGTCTCCCACGAGCTGCGCACCCCGCTTACGGTGGTGGGCGGGTTCTTGGAGACGCTGGCGGACAGCCCTGAAATGGAGCCGGAAATGCTGCGCCGGTCGCTGGAGCTCATGCGGCAGCAGACTCAGCGCATGCAGCGGCTGGTGGAAGACCTGCTCGCCCTGTCGCAGCTCGAGAACGCGCAGCATCCGCTGCGGGAGGAAAAGGTGGACGTGCCGGAGCTCGTGCGGCTGCTGCACTACGAGGCCCAGTCCCTGAGCGGCGGCCGCCATCGCATCGGGCTCGAGATCGAAACCGAGGATTGGCTGCTTGGCAGCCCCGACGAGCTGCGCAGCGCCTTCAGCAACCTCATCAGCAACGCGATCCGCTATACGCCGGAAGGTGGGCGCATCGATCTCCGCTGGCGGAAAGAGGGCGGCCAGCTGGTGTTCAGCGTGCAGGATACCGGGATCGGCATCGAGGCCCACCACCTCCCGCGCCTGACCGAGCGCTTCTATCGCGTGGACCGCAGCCGCTCGCGGGAGACTGGCGGCACGGGGCTCGGGCTTGCCATCGTCAAACACGTGTTGTCCCGCCACCAGGGGGTCCTGGAAATCGAAAGCGAGCCGGGGAAGGGCAGCCGCTTCAGCGCCCGTTTTCCGGAAAGCCGGTGCATCCAGCCGGAGCAGGCGCCGGCCATGGTCGGCCGCGCGGGCTCCGGTACTGCGTGA
- the phoB gene encoding phosphate regulon transcriptional regulator PhoB: MSATVLVVEDEPGIQELIAYNLKQAGHLPLRARSAEEAMQIVKNALPDLVLLDWMLPGASGIELARRLRADERTKAIPIIMLTARTEERDKVSALDTGADDYITKPFSPREMIARIRAVLRRRAPQMTDDTVTIGGLTLDPATRRVSGDGIPINLGPTEFRLLHYLMTHPERVHSRAQLLDRVWGDHVFVEERTVDVHIRRLRKALEPAGKAGLIQTVRGTGYRLSVK; this comes from the coding sequence GTGAGCGCGACAGTTCTGGTGGTGGAAGATGAGCCCGGAATCCAGGAGCTGATCGCCTACAACCTCAAGCAGGCTGGCCACCTGCCGCTTCGTGCTCGAAGCGCCGAGGAAGCGATGCAGATCGTCAAGAACGCCCTGCCCGACCTGGTGCTGCTCGACTGGATGCTGCCGGGTGCCAGCGGCATCGAGCTCGCCCGCAGGCTTCGCGCTGACGAGCGCACCAAGGCCATTCCCATCATCATGTTGACCGCCCGCACCGAAGAGCGCGACAAGGTGAGCGCCCTCGATACCGGTGCCGACGACTACATCACCAAGCCGTTCTCGCCGCGGGAGATGATCGCGCGGATTCGCGCCGTGTTGCGCCGCCGGGCGCCCCAGATGACGGACGATACGGTGACCATCGGCGGCCTGACGTTGGATCCGGCCACCCGCCGGGTCAGCGGGGACGGCATCCCGATCAACCTGGGGCCCACCGAATTCCGCCTGCTGCACTACCTCATGACGCACCCGGAGCGGGTCCACTCGCGGGCCCAGCTCCTCGACCGGGTGTGGGGTGACCACGTGTTTGTCGAGGAGCGCACGGTGGACGTGCACATCCGGCGCCTGCGCAAGGCGCTGGAGCCGGCCGGAAAGGCCGGCCTCATTCAGACCGTTCGCGGCACGGGCTACCGGCTCTCCGTCAAGTGA
- a CDS encoding gamma-butyrobetaine hydroxylase-like domain-containing protein produces the protein MAGLSKDVPPPTEIKLHQASKVLEISFADGKTFRLPCEFLRVYSPSAEVRGHGPGQEVLQVGKKDVTITHIEPVGNYAVQLTFSDGHDTGIYSWDLLYEYGLKQEEMWQRYLKRLEEAGASREPQPGQEMPRPKGQGRVE, from the coding sequence ATGGCCGGATTGAGCAAAGACGTTCCCCCGCCGACCGAGATCAAGTTGCACCAAGCCTCCAAGGTGCTGGAGATCTCGTTTGCCGACGGCAAGACGTTCCGGCTTCCGTGCGAATTCCTGCGGGTATATTCGCCTTCGGCGGAGGTGCGGGGCCATGGGCCGGGCCAGGAGGTCCTGCAGGTGGGCAAGAAGGACGTGACCATCACCCACATCGAGCCCGTGGGCAACTATGCGGTCCAGCTCACCTTCTCCGACGGCCACGACACCGGCATCTACTCCTGGGACCTACTCTACGAGTACGGCCTCAAGCAGGAGGAAATGTGGCAGCGCTACCTCAAACGCCTCGAGGAGGCGGGCGCGAGCCGCGAGCCGCAGCCGGGGCAGGAAATGCCGCGGCCCAAGGGACAGGGAAGGGTGGAATAA
- the ubiE gene encoding bifunctional demethylmenaquinone methyltransferase/2-methoxy-6-polyprenyl-1,4-benzoquinol methylase UbiE → MDKTTDFGFQKIPEQEKAIRVANVFHSVAARYDLMNDLMSAGLHRLWKRFAVRLSGVREGARVLDVAGGTGDVARLFAGRVGSRGEVWLTDINRSMLEIGRDRLLDEGLALPVVQCDGERLPFRSNHFDCVSVAFGLRNMTRKETALAEWLRVLRPGGRLIVLEFSRVWKPLAPLYDLYSFNVLPLMGRIVAHDAASYQYLAESIRVHPSQEELKELMEQVGFQRVEYFNLCAGIVAVHRGYKF, encoded by the coding sequence ATGGACAAAACCACCGACTTCGGCTTCCAGAAGATCCCCGAGCAGGAGAAGGCGATCCGGGTCGCCAACGTATTCCACTCGGTGGCCGCCCGCTACGACCTGATGAACGACCTCATGTCCGCAGGGCTGCACCGGCTGTGGAAGCGCTTCGCGGTGAGGCTGTCGGGCGTGCGCGAGGGCGCCCGGGTGCTGGACGTGGCGGGCGGCACCGGGGACGTCGCCCGGCTGTTCGCTGGACGGGTGGGCAGCCGGGGCGAGGTATGGCTCACCGACATCAACCGGTCCATGCTGGAGATCGGGCGGGACCGGCTCCTGGACGAGGGATTGGCGTTGCCCGTGGTGCAATGCGACGGCGAGCGGCTGCCGTTCCGATCGAACCATTTCGACTGCGTCAGCGTCGCGTTCGGACTGCGCAACATGACCCGCAAAGAGACGGCCCTCGCCGAGTGGCTGCGGGTGCTCAGGCCCGGCGGTCGGCTGATCGTGCTCGAGTTCTCCCGCGTGTGGAAACCGCTTGCACCGCTGTACGATCTCTATTCCTTCAACGTCCTGCCCCTCATGGGCAGGATCGTGGCCCATGACGCCGCCAGCTACCAGTACCTGGCGGAGTCGATTCGCGTCCACCCGTCCCAAGAGGAGCTCAAAGAACTCATGGAGCAGGTCGGGTTCCAACGGGTCGAGTATTTCAATCTCTGCGCGGGCATCGTTGCGGTGCATCGGGGATATAAATTCTGA
- a CDS encoding DUF3108 domain-containing protein: MVLLSLRTATALSALGLLGACATLAPVGTPVPAPHARAGDTWTYAVYDGYRGTPKGTERYVVRRVTPHAIVVSVETGAGALTRTFSLEWNPSAGELPEQRLADFTPPLPAFAFPLEDGKRWKGTVTAVEAKTGRRYSVHVSARVAGRETIETPAGSFDTVRVDRAIYLDNDEWWRSGTRWYQSEWYAPAVGRSVRYQDYSEYTDYTKSNDEFLIRSQIIPGDKTVLELTAPTSLK, translated from the coding sequence ATGGTCCTCTTATCGCTGCGCACCGCGACCGCGCTTTCCGCGCTCGGGCTCCTGGGCGCATGCGCGACGCTCGCCCCCGTGGGCACGCCCGTGCCGGCGCCCCACGCCCGGGCCGGCGACACGTGGACTTATGCCGTCTACGACGGCTACCGGGGCACGCCCAAGGGGACTGAGCGCTACGTCGTCCGGCGGGTCACGCCCCACGCCATCGTGGTCAGCGTGGAAACCGGCGCCGGAGCGCTCACCCGCACGTTCTCCCTGGAATGGAACCCCTCTGCGGGGGAGCTGCCGGAGCAGCGCCTCGCCGACTTCACGCCGCCCCTTCCGGCGTTCGCGTTCCCCCTCGAAGACGGCAAGCGATGGAAAGGCACCGTGACTGCGGTCGAGGCGAAGACAGGACGCCGATACTCGGTGCATGTCTCCGCGCGCGTGGCAGGACGTGAAACCATCGAGACGCCGGCGGGCTCCTTCGACACCGTTCGCGTCGACCGGGCCATCTACCTGGACAACGACGAGTGGTGGCGCAGCGGAACCCGCTGGTATCAGTCCGAATGGTACGCTCCGGCGGTCGGCCGTTCGGTGCGCTACCAGGACTATTCGGAGTACACCGACTACACGAAAAGCAACGACGAGTTCTTGATTCGAAGTCAAATCATCCCCGGCGACAAGACGGTGCTCGAGCTCACCGCGCCCACGTCGCTCAAGTGA
- a CDS encoding ubiquinone biosynthesis accessory factor UbiJ → MFSSVLAAAVNHALEQSGWARDRLRPHAGKTVRFVVVPFDVALTVDEGGYVRPPGAGAEPALTVRLSPWLLPRLLLEEEAAYREVQTEGDAELAADVAHLFRHLRWDLEEDLSRVFGDVLAHRLAQGGAALARWPVQAASGIAQMWVEYAREEEPLFPKREEVARFLADVDTLRDDVERLEKRIARLEDQLGKG, encoded by the coding sequence ATGTTCAGCTCCGTCTTGGCCGCCGCCGTCAACCACGCGCTCGAGCAGTCGGGCTGGGCCCGGGACCGGCTGCGCCCCCATGCGGGGAAAACGGTGCGCTTCGTGGTGGTGCCGTTCGACGTGGCCCTCACGGTGGACGAGGGCGGCTATGTGCGTCCGCCAGGGGCCGGTGCGGAACCGGCGCTCACTGTGCGCCTGTCGCCGTGGCTTCTGCCACGGCTGCTGCTGGAAGAGGAGGCCGCCTACCGGGAAGTTCAGACCGAGGGCGATGCGGAGCTCGCCGCCGACGTGGCCCACCTGTTCCGCCACCTGCGCTGGGATCTTGAGGAGGACTTGAGCCGCGTGTTCGGCGATGTGCTCGCCCATCGCCTGGCCCAGGGCGGCGCGGCGCTGGCCCGCTGGCCGGTCCAGGCGGCCAGTGGCATCGCCCAGATGTGGGTGGAATACGCCCGGGAGGAGGAGCCGCTTTTCCCCAAGCGCGAAGAGGTGGCGCGGTTCCTGGCCGACGTGGACACCCTGCGCGACGACGTGGAGCGCCTGGAGAAGCGGATCGCGCGGCTCGAAGACCAGCTCGGGAAAGGTTGA
- the ubiB gene encoding ubiquinone biosynthesis regulatory protein kinase UbiB encodes MRLLRLIKIAWVIQRFGLDEFILGHERFRWLRGLVRFLMFWRRLDTPRAVRLRLAMEALGPIFVKFGQVLSTRRDLLPTDIADELAKLQDQVPPFASPQVEKILSRTYPQGYRQVFREFDLKPVASASVAQVHLAVLHDGTEAAVKVLRPGIEAVIANDLALLHVAAGLVEMLWAEGKRLKPRQVVAEFERHLHDELDLMREAANCSQLRRNFEHSPLLRVPEVYWDYCSSEVMVMERMRGIPISQVDKLKAQGIDIPLLARAGVEIFFTQVFRDGFFHADMHPGNIFVGEDGRYIALDFGIMGTLTDVDKNYLAQNFIAFFRRDYKRVAQAHVEAGWVPKDTRVEDFEAAIRTVCEPIFARPLKEISFGKLLVRLFQVARRFNVEVQPQLVLLQKTLLNIEGLGRQLDPDLDLWKTAKPFLERWMNEQVGLQAFFRHLREESTRWPALLPQLPRLAHRTLAQAADPPATAQLAQLLREQKRQTRLLKWLVVLLTALLGLQLALVVL; translated from the coding sequence ATGCGGCTGCTGCGCCTGATCAAGATCGCTTGGGTGATCCAGCGCTTCGGCCTGGACGAGTTCATCCTGGGCCACGAGCGTTTCCGCTGGCTGCGGGGGCTGGTGCGCTTCCTCATGTTCTGGAGGCGGCTCGACACCCCGCGGGCGGTGCGGCTGCGGCTGGCCATGGAGGCGCTGGGGCCGATTTTCGTCAAGTTCGGCCAGGTCCTCTCCACTCGCCGCGACCTCCTGCCCACCGACATCGCCGACGAGCTGGCCAAGCTCCAGGACCAGGTGCCGCCGTTCGCTTCGCCCCAGGTGGAGAAGATCCTAAGCCGCACCTATCCCCAAGGCTACCGGCAGGTGTTCCGCGAATTCGACTTGAAGCCGGTGGCGAGCGCCTCGGTCGCCCAAGTGCACCTGGCCGTCCTCCACGACGGCACCGAGGCGGCGGTGAAGGTGCTACGGCCCGGGATCGAAGCGGTCATCGCCAACGATCTGGCCCTGCTGCACGTGGCCGCCGGGCTGGTGGAAATGCTCTGGGCCGAGGGCAAGCGGCTGAAGCCCAGGCAGGTGGTGGCCGAGTTCGAGCGGCACCTGCACGACGAGCTGGATCTCATGCGGGAGGCGGCCAATTGCAGCCAGTTGCGCCGCAACTTCGAGCACTCGCCGCTCCTGCGGGTGCCCGAGGTGTACTGGGACTACTGCTCGAGCGAGGTGATGGTGATGGAACGCATGCGGGGCATCCCCATCAGCCAGGTGGATAAGCTCAAGGCCCAAGGCATCGACATCCCGCTGCTCGCCCGCGCCGGCGTGGAGATCTTCTTCACCCAGGTGTTCCGCGACGGGTTTTTCCACGCTGACATGCACCCGGGCAACATCTTCGTGGGCGAAGACGGCCGCTATATCGCCCTGGACTTCGGCATCATGGGCACCCTCACCGACGTGGACAAGAACTACCTGGCGCAGAACTTCATCGCCTTCTTCCGCCGGGACTACAAGCGGGTCGCCCAGGCCCACGTGGAAGCGGGCTGGGTGCCCAAGGACACCCGCGTGGAGGACTTCGAGGCGGCAATCCGCACCGTCTGCGAGCCCATCTTCGCCCGTCCTCTCAAGGAGATCTCCTTCGGCAAGCTCCTGGTGCGGCTGTTCCAGGTGGCGCGCCGCTTCAACGTGGAAGTGCAGCCCCAGCTTGTCCTGCTGCAAAAGACGCTCCTGAACATCGAGGGCCTGGGCCGGCAGCTGGACCCAGACCTGGACTTGTGGAAGACGGCCAAGCCCTTCCTCGAGCGCTGGATGAACGAGCAGGTGGGCCTCCAGGCCTTCTTTCGGCATCTGCGCGAGGAGTCCACCCGCTGGCCCGCCCTCCTGCCCCAGTTGCCGCGGCTCGCCCATCGGACGCTGGCGCAGGCGGCCGACCCCCCCGCCACCGCTCAGCTCGCCCAACTGCTCCGGGAGCAGAAGCGCCAGACCCGGCTTCTCAAGTGGCTCGTCGTGCTGCTCACGGCGCTGCTCGGCCTGCAGCTTGCGCTCGTGGTCCTCTGA